The following are from one region of the Pseudomonas putida genome:
- the garD gene encoding galactarate dehydratase codes for MQLIEHSDSPRYVRLHDDDNVVVVVNDGGLGEGARFADGLTLVEGVPQSHKVATVAIAKGEPVRRYGQVIGYALEDLRQGSWVQESQLAMPAAPALDSLPRCNAVPQPLPPLEGFTFDGYRNADGTVGTRNILGITTTVQCVAGVLEHAVKRIRSELLPRYPNVDDVVAITHSYGCGVAINARDAYIPIRTVRNLARNPNLGGEALVISLGCEKLQADQVMHDNDPSVDLSDPWLYRLQDASLGFVEMIEQIMDLAETRLKKLDQRRRETVPASELILGMQCGGSDAFSGITANPALGYAADLLVRAGATVLFSEVTEVRDAIYMLTSRAENQQVADALVREMDWYDRYLQQGAADRSANTTPGNKKGGLSNIVEKSLGSIVKSGSGAIQGVLGPGERVKRKGLIFCATPASDFVCGTLQLAAGMNLHVFTTGRGTPYGLAMAPVVKVCTRSELAQRWPDLIDIDAGRIASGRSTIEELGWELFHYYLDVASGRKQTWAEQHRLHNDITLFNPAPIT; via the coding sequence ATGCAGTTGATCGAACATTCCGACTCGCCCCGCTACGTCCGCCTGCACGACGACGACAATGTCGTGGTGGTGGTCAACGATGGCGGCCTGGGCGAAGGCGCCCGCTTCGCCGACGGCCTGACCTTGGTCGAGGGCGTGCCACAGAGCCACAAGGTGGCCACCGTGGCCATCGCCAAGGGTGAACCGGTGCGCCGCTACGGGCAGGTCATCGGTTACGCGCTGGAAGACCTGCGCCAGGGCAGTTGGGTGCAGGAGAGCCAGCTGGCCATGCCCGCCGCCCCGGCGCTGGACAGCCTGCCACGCTGCAACGCCGTCCCGCAGCCGCTGCCGCCGCTCGAAGGCTTCACCTTCGACGGCTACCGCAACGCTGACGGCACCGTTGGCACTCGCAACATCCTCGGCATCACCACCACCGTGCAGTGCGTGGCCGGCGTGCTGGAGCATGCGGTCAAGCGCATTCGCAGCGAGTTGCTGCCCAGGTACCCCAACGTCGATGACGTGGTGGCGATAACCCACAGCTATGGCTGTGGCGTGGCGATTAACGCGCGCGATGCCTATATCCCGATCCGTACGGTGCGCAACCTGGCGCGCAACCCCAACCTGGGCGGCGAAGCCCTGGTCATCAGCCTGGGCTGCGAAAAGCTGCAGGCCGACCAGGTGATGCACGACAACGACCCGTCGGTGGACCTCAGCGACCCGTGGCTGTACCGCCTGCAAGACGCCAGCCTGGGCTTTGTGGAAATGATCGAACAGATCATGGACCTGGCCGAAACCCGCCTTAAGAAACTCGACCAGCGCCGCCGCGAAACCGTGCCGGCCAGCGAACTGATCCTGGGTATGCAGTGCGGCGGCAGCGATGCCTTCTCGGGCATAACCGCCAACCCGGCGCTGGGCTATGCCGCCGACCTGCTGGTACGCGCAGGCGCCACTGTGCTGTTCTCGGAAGTGACCGAAGTGCGCGATGCCATCTACATGCTCACCTCGCGCGCAGAAAACCAGCAGGTCGCAGACGCCCTGGTACGCGAAATGGACTGGTACGACCGCTACCTGCAGCAAGGCGCCGCCGACCGCAGCGCCAACACCACACCGGGCAACAAGAAAGGCGGCCTGTCGAATATCGTAGAGAAGTCGCTGGGGTCGATCGTCAAGTCCGGTAGCGGCGCCATCCAGGGCGTGCTCGGCCCGGGCGAGCGGGTCAAGCGCAAAGGCCTGATCTTCTGCGCCACCCCGGCCAGCGACTTTGTCTGCGGCACCCTGCAACTGGCTGCCGGCATGAACCTGCATGTGTTCACCACCGGCCGCGGCACCCCGTACGGCCTGGCCATGGCGCCAGTGGTCAAGGTATGCACCCGCAGCGAGCTGGCCCAGCGCTGGCCCGACCTGATCGACATCGACGCCGGGCGCATCGCCAGCGGCCGCTCGACCATCGAGGAGCTGGGCTGGGAACTGTTCCACTACTACCTGGACGTGGCCAGCGGCCGCAAGCAGACCTGGGCCGAACAGCACCGCTTGCACAACGACATCACCCTGTTCAACCCGGCACCGATTACCTGA